The following proteins are encoded in a genomic region of Longimicrobiales bacterium:
- a CDS encoding DUF6677 family protein, producing MRGILLLCAALPLIASPLAAGAQQLHLKREEPVLAWAGCPVPASAPEPAAPEARQQAERLVATATEATLLGETADALDRLTAAAGLDPASPDVSYRLARMLESLDQREPAIREYCRYLALPGAQDTADARQRLAGLTQSPAGAVPAAAADAFRTGIATFDQHRFAEAESAFAQARALAPGWDAAVFNHAVTLLVMERTGEAMAQLREYIEMSPGASDFDQVVDALARLRSARPYNPGGALAAGLIVPGLGHFTTGRPTTGALFLAAAGGALAAGLMIERARVECLTTPVDGTCPPDQVRHTDSERPFLLPGIGAAAAIGVIGAIDAWRGARRSNDAAAALLQFGARSEGASLLAPAVGWDRTGAHVALLRLRF from the coding sequence ATGCGAGGCATCCTCCTTCTCTGCGCCGCGCTCCCACTGATCGCCAGTCCGCTCGCCGCAGGCGCACAGCAGCTCCACCTGAAGCGTGAAGAACCGGTCCTCGCCTGGGCCGGTTGTCCGGTTCCGGCGAGCGCGCCGGAGCCCGCTGCACCGGAAGCGCGCCAGCAGGCGGAACGGCTGGTCGCGACCGCGACCGAAGCGACACTGCTCGGCGAGACGGCCGACGCGCTGGACCGACTCACCGCGGCAGCTGGCCTCGATCCCGCCTCGCCGGACGTGTCCTATCGTCTCGCCCGCATGCTCGAGTCGCTCGACCAGCGGGAGCCTGCGATCCGCGAGTACTGCCGCTACCTCGCGCTGCCCGGCGCCCAGGACACGGCCGATGCGCGGCAGCGACTGGCCGGACTCACGCAATCGCCCGCCGGGGCCGTGCCTGCAGCCGCGGCTGATGCGTTCCGCACCGGCATCGCCACGTTCGACCAGCACCGGTTCGCCGAGGCCGAATCGGCGTTTGCACAGGCGCGTGCGCTCGCGCCCGGGTGGGATGCCGCGGTCTTCAACCACGCCGTCACGCTGCTCGTCATGGAGCGCACGGGCGAGGCAATGGCGCAGCTGCGTGAGTACATCGAGATGAGTCCGGGCGCATCGGACTTCGACCAGGTGGTCGACGCGCTCGCGCGGCTGCGCTCCGCACGTCCCTACAACCCGGGCGGCGCGCTGGCCGCGGGCCTGATCGTGCCGGGGCTCGGCCATTTCACGACGGGTCGCCCGACCACGGGCGCGCTGTTCCTGGCCGCCGCCGGCGGCGCCCTGGCGGCCGGCCTGATGATCGAGCGGGCGCGGGTCGAGTGCCTGACCACGCCTGTCGACGGTACGTGCCCGCCGGACCAGGTGCGCCACACCGACTCCGAACGCCCGTTCCTGCTGCCCGGCATCGGCGCCGCCGCGGCGATCGGCGTCATCGGCGCCATCGACGCCTGGCGCGGCGCCCGTCGCAGCAACGACGCCGCTGCCGCACTGCTGCAGTTCGGCGCGCGCAGCGAAGGTGCGTCGCTGCTGGCGCCCGCTGTCGGCTGGGATCGCACCGGCGCACACGTCGCACTGCTTCGCCTTCGCTTCTAG
- a CDS encoding fibronectin type III domain-containing protein — protein sequence MTRTPARSRAAVLVAAALVATSTCRDVEITTVDVGRIEILPADPSVQVNESLQLTARVLSDDGDPLGGRTIEWTSLTPEIAGVDQGGSVTGVAVGTASIRAASEGVSATTEVDVTPGPAIGVNPANLEFVAIEHGASPGDRTIAVTNSGAGSLAGLQATIEYAAGGPTGWLSAALSGSTAPASLVLGADHDGLEPGSYHATVRVAAAGASNSPVGVGVTLTVLSPQPAISVAAPSVTFSAAAAGADPAPRSIGITNAGGGTLSGLSAQVTYASGQRTGWLTATIGQTAPTSLVLTARVGNLPAGTYNASVRIASSVAQNSPQTVSVTFTVGAALPAIVLDPTSLSFDAVRGGSNPAARTVAIRNGGGANLDGLAISVTYPGGQAGGWLTTSLSSPVAPASLTVGVVLGSLASGSYSASIRVSSPAASNSPQSIDVTLEVREGPPAIAVNPTSVAFAMTTQQNDPEPVSVQVTNAGGGTLTGLSRSVSYTSGQPTGWLTATLSGTTAPTSVVLTAKRGALAPGTYTARVRLSAGSATNSPVDVPVSFTVADVAPASPASLTSTVVSERRINLTWTDRSDNEASFRIERSVSGGNWSEIASTAPGVVAYVDSTGLAASTVYLYRVSACNAAGCSAPTGVSSATTAPAPPSALNASMQPPATISLTWRDNSSDETGFRIERSTDGTSWSTLHTAGADATSYTDATGAPQTTYHYRVRACRGSVCSTPSGSVNATTGAPLPAAPSGLSASATSVSSIGLSWDAAGGSVSEYRIERRGPQGPFAQVGTVSGAVTTYGDSGLQPATTYTYRVRACNDSGCSSFSNEATATTLPLAPGTPPGLTATATSPSRIELSWGAASGVVGDYRLERRSGGGAYILISTLPSSARSYADTDLDPATTYTYRISACNIGGCSGFSGEASATTHPVAPDAPTGLQATTVSSSHIRVQWNGSAGADEYRIERRREPSGSFAQVAILSEDARSFESTGLAPDTTYTYRIRACNAGGCSPYSNEASSKTYPLAPGVPGSPSATATSPTTAQLSWTAGSGQVDEYRIQRKTGADGSYAQVGTAPGGTLQFDDSGLAGATTYVYRVAACNVSGCSAFSTEASVTTPVAPPGAPSGASAAPASSAEIDLSWGAASGSVDSYVIGRASTTGGPYTNVATLDASARSYRDSGLEPTTTYYYLIEACNASACTGAGEISATTHPLPPGAPANVTTSVVSPTEIRIAWDAAAGVVAEYRIERGDRRDGPYAVIATVDADSSSYVDSGLATGSTFYYRVLACNVSGCTASEEVAGSTSPPNAPQQLSALAVSATRIDLQWEASRGEVTDYRVERRNGTGWGEIGSTDGNTLTYSDGSVQSETEYRYRVRACNAAGCSPYSKDVRIATESGDGTGAISAHALSSGSASPPAVTGVNL from the coding sequence ATGACCCGAACGCCGGCGCGCTCGCGCGCGGCTGTGCTCGTTGCCGCAGCACTCGTCGCGACCAGTACCTGTCGTGACGTCGAGATCACCACGGTCGACGTGGGACGCATCGAGATCCTGCCCGCGGATCCGAGCGTGCAGGTGAACGAGTCGCTGCAGCTCACCGCGCGTGTGCTGAGCGACGACGGCGATCCGCTGGGCGGGCGGACCATCGAGTGGACGAGCCTCACACCGGAGATCGCCGGCGTCGACCAGGGCGGCAGTGTCACCGGCGTCGCGGTCGGCACCGCGTCCATCCGCGCGGCCAGCGAGGGCGTCTCGGCTACGACGGAGGTGGATGTCACGCCGGGCCCCGCAATCGGCGTGAACCCGGCCAATCTCGAGTTCGTTGCGATCGAGCACGGCGCATCCCCCGGCGACAGGACCATCGCGGTCACCAACAGCGGCGCCGGTTCACTTGCGGGATTGCAGGCGACGATCGAATACGCAGCAGGCGGCCCCACCGGATGGCTTTCCGCCGCGCTGAGCGGCTCGACGGCGCCGGCGTCGCTGGTGCTGGGCGCGGATCACGACGGACTCGAGCCCGGTTCCTATCACGCGACCGTGCGTGTCGCAGCCGCTGGCGCCAGCAACTCGCCCGTCGGTGTCGGCGTAACGCTCACCGTGCTCTCGCCGCAGCCTGCGATCAGCGTGGCGGCGCCGAGCGTCACGTTCTCTGCGGCCGCGGCGGGCGCCGATCCCGCTCCGCGCAGCATCGGCATCACGAACGCCGGAGGCGGCACGCTGTCGGGTCTGAGCGCGCAGGTGACCTACGCCAGCGGTCAGCGTACCGGGTGGCTGACGGCTACGATCGGTCAGACAGCACCGACGTCGCTGGTGCTGACTGCCCGCGTCGGCAACCTGCCTGCCGGCACGTACAACGCCAGTGTACGGATCGCCTCGTCTGTCGCGCAGAACTCGCCGCAGACGGTCAGCGTGACGTTCACGGTTGGCGCTGCCCTGCCGGCAATCGTGCTGGATCCGACGTCGCTCTCGTTCGACGCCGTGCGGGGCGGCAGCAATCCGGCCGCGCGCACGGTCGCGATCCGGAACGGTGGAGGCGCGAACCTAGATGGTCTCGCGATCTCGGTCACGTATCCGGGCGGGCAGGCCGGCGGCTGGCTGACAACCAGCCTGAGCAGCCCCGTTGCGCCGGCCTCACTCACGGTTGGTGTCGTGCTCGGATCCCTTGCGAGCGGCTCGTACTCCGCCAGCATCCGCGTGTCATCGCCCGCGGCCTCCAACTCGCCGCAGTCGATCGACGTGACGCTCGAAGTCAGGGAGGGGCCGCCCGCGATTGCAGTGAATCCGACGAGCGTGGCGTTCGCAATGACGACGCAGCAGAACGACCCCGAACCGGTGAGCGTGCAGGTCACGAACGCGGGCGGCGGAACGCTCACGGGACTGTCACGGTCGGTGTCGTACACGAGCGGACAGCCGACGGGCTGGCTCACTGCGACGCTCTCCGGCACGACCGCTCCGACCAGCGTGGTGCTCACTGCAAAGCGCGGCGCCCTGGCGCCGGGCACGTACACGGCGCGTGTGCGCCTGAGCGCGGGATCCGCCACCAACTCCCCCGTCGACGTGCCCGTCAGCTTCACTGTCGCGGACGTGGCTCCCGCCAGCCCGGCAAGCCTGACGTCCACCGTGGTATCGGAGCGGCGAATCAACCTCACCTGGACCGATCGCAGCGACAACGAGGCATCGTTCCGTATCGAGCGCAGCGTGAGTGGAGGCAACTGGAGCGAGATTGCTTCGACTGCACCCGGTGTGGTCGCGTACGTCGATTCGACGGGCCTCGCCGCGAGCACGGTGTACCTGTACCGGGTCAGCGCATGCAACGCGGCAGGCTGCTCCGCCCCCACAGGCGTTTCCAGCGCCACCACGGCGCCGGCACCGCCGAGCGCGCTGAACGCGAGCATGCAGCCGCCCGCAACCATCTCGCTCACGTGGAGGGACAACAGCAGCGATGAGACCGGCTTCCGCATCGAGCGCAGCACGGACGGCACGAGCTGGTCGACACTGCACACCGCGGGCGCCGACGCGACGTCGTACACGGATGCGACCGGCGCACCGCAGACCACGTATCATTACCGCGTGCGAGCCTGCCGCGGCTCTGTGTGCTCCACGCCGTCCGGTTCTGTCAACGCCACTACGGGTGCTCCTCTCCCGGCTGCGCCATCGGGACTGAGCGCGTCCGCGACTTCCGTGTCGTCGATCGGGTTGAGCTGGGATGCGGCTGGGGGGAGTGTCAGCGAGTACCGCATCGAGCGCAGGGGACCGCAAGGGCCGTTCGCGCAGGTCGGCACCGTGAGCGGCGCGGTAACGACGTATGGCGACAGCGGACTGCAGCCGGCCACGACCTACACGTACAGGGTGCGCGCGTGCAACGACAGCGGCTGCTCATCGTTCAGCAATGAAGCGACGGCGACGACGCTGCCGCTTGCGCCCGGCACGCCGCCCGGCCTGACGGCCACGGCGACATCGCCATCGCGCATCGAGCTGTCGTGGGGCGCCGCCAGCGGCGTGGTCGGCGACTACCGCCTCGAGCGGCGCAGTGGCGGCGGCGCGTACATCCTCATCAGCACGCTGCCGTCCAGCGCCCGCAGCTACGCGGACACCGATCTCGATCCGGCCACCACGTACACGTACCGGATCAGCGCATGCAACATCGGCGGCTGCTCCGGCTTCAGCGGCGAGGCGTCCGCCACGACCCATCCGGTTGCGCCCGACGCCCCTACGGGGCTGCAGGCGACGACGGTGTCCAGCTCCCATATCCGCGTGCAGTGGAACGGCTCTGCGGGCGCCGACGAGTATCGCATCGAGCGCAGGCGTGAGCCGTCAGGCAGCTTCGCACAGGTCGCGATCCTGAGCGAGGACGCTCGCAGCTTCGAGAGCACGGGTCTCGCGCCGGACACCACGTACACGTATCGGATTCGCGCATGCAATGCCGGCGGGTGCTCGCCGTACAGCAATGAGGCGTCGTCAAAGACGTACCCGCTCGCGCCGGGCGTGCCCGGCTCCCCGAGCGCAACAGCCACCTCGCCGACCACGGCGCAACTCTCCTGGACGGCTGGCAGCGGGCAGGTCGATGAGTACCGCATCCAGCGGAAGACCGGCGCGGACGGATCGTATGCGCAGGTCGGCACGGCCCCGGGCGGCACGCTGCAGTTCGATGACAGCGGCCTGGCCGGTGCGACGACCTACGTCTATCGCGTCGCTGCGTGCAACGTGTCCGGCTGCTCGGCGTTCAGTACGGAGGCGAGCGTCACGACACCCGTCGCACCCCCCGGCGCACCGAGCGGCGCGAGCGCTGCGCCCGCATCGTCCGCCGAAATCGATCTGAGCTGGGGTGCCGCGAGCGGGAGCGTCGACTCGTACGTGATCGGGCGCGCGAGCACGACGGGCGGCCCGTACACCAACGTCGCCACCCTCGACGCATCCGCGCGGTCGTACCGGGACAGCGGGCTCGAACCGACGACCACTTACTACTATCTCATCGAAGCGTGCAATGCGAGCGCGTGCACCGGAGCGGGCGAGATCAGTGCAACGACGCACCCGCTACCACCGGGCGCCCCTGCCAACGTGACGACCAGCGTGGTATCCCCGACCGAGATCCGGATCGCCTGGGACGCGGCTGCCGGCGTGGTGGCCGAGTATCGTATCGAGCGAGGAGACCGCAGGGACGGCCCGTATGCTGTGATCGCCACCGTCGACGCCGACAGCTCCAGCTACGTCGACTCGGGCCTGGCGACTGGTTCGACCTTCTACTATCGCGTGC